TCGCCAACGCCACGCGCAGCGAGGGCTCCAGCGCCATCCAGCGCTTCGCCCATGACTCCTGGTGGATGCCCTGACCGAGGATGGCCTCGGTGAACGTCCGCGGTTCCTGCTGCTGGGGTCCGTCACTCGCCACGGGGAAACATGCCTCCGTCTGCTCGGGCCCGCGCATCCGGCGCGGGTCGCGGCCTTATATCCCCGCCTCCCCCTCCGGTCGACCTCGGCCAGAGCCCGGGGCCCTCCATCCGTTCGCTCCCCTCCCCTCGCCGGGCCGGCCGCCAGGCGGGGGCAGGGGCTACAGCATCACTCGCAGCGAGGCGAGCACCTGGTCGTTGCGGCCGAAGTAGCCGAAGGGGCTGTAGGACGGGCCACCGTACACCTCGGCCGCGAGCCCCAGGTGTACCCGCTCGTCCACCCGCCACTCGACACGCGGCGCCACGAGGAAGGAGCGCTGGATGGGCTCGAAGGCCCCGCGCAGGCCCACCTCCAGCCGTCCTCCCAGCAGCGAGTACCGGACATCGCCCACCAGCAGGTGGAGGAAGGCCGTGTGCTCCCGTCCCCGTGCCGTGCCCGGCTCCAGCAGGAAGAGCAGCTCCTGCTCGCCCACGCGCGGCACCGCGAGCCCGGTATAGGTGACGGAGTAGAAGAGTTCCGACTCCTCCGCCTGGGACACGCCCACCACCCACGTCGCCGCGGGCTTGCGCAGCGGGCGCAGCCGGTCTCCGTAGAAGGTCCGCGAGGGGCTGAAGCCCACGTCCACGTCGAGTTGCGCGGGCCCCACCAGCGTGCTCGCCTCGGCGGCCACCACGTGCTGGCGCGCATAACGGCCGGTGACGAGCGACTCGCCCGAGCGCACCCGCTCCTGAAGGGACAGCAGCAGGGCGGTGTCCGCCGGCTCGCCGCGCTGCTGGGCACGCCACAGTGCGTCCAGCTCCGGGTCGATCGTCACCTGGGGCAGCTTCTCGTTGGCCCAGACCCAGGAGCCCCCCAGCTTCACCCGGCCCACGTCGCCGGTGACGCGCAGGCCCAGGTCTCCCGGCAGGCCGGGCCGCTCCGTCTCGAGCAGGCGCGGCTGCAACCAGTCCTCCACCGAGGGCTTCACCGACAGGGGCACCGCCACCCCGAGCGGCGGCTGCAACGCCGCCATGTCCTGGCCGAACACGTCATAGCGGTTCGGGGCGAAGAAGGGCGCCCACACGCCGGTGACGGTGAGCGGCCCCACCGTGGCGATCGCCCGGGCGGCGAACACGGGCAGCTTCAGGTCGTCCGGCTCCAGCACCACGAAGCCCTGGCGCAGATCCCTCGGGTTGAGGAGGTCCGAGGGCGCGAAGAACGTGTTGGCGCCGAAGGCCAACGTCTGCTGCCCCACCCGCACGTCCACCCACTTCGTGTACACGTCGAGGAAGGCCTCGCCC
This window of the Archangium lipolyticum genome carries:
- a CDS encoding DUF1302 domain-containing protein, with the translated sequence MRHGSTTLLALVPALALASTQEAGAPLEELSSGTAAMPEVRVSGDVRLLAGVDTGFQPRRADGLSEHVVDGWGRASLVTDVKLSPTLRAVVEGRAFWRGGAEKGFERAKSSFEPYLGEAFLDVYTKWVDVRVGQQTLAFGANTFFAPSDLLNPRDLRQGFVVLEPDDLKLPVFAARAIATVGPLTVTGVWAPFFAPNRYDVFGQDMAALQPPLGVAVPLSVKPSVEDWLQPRLLETERPGLPGDLGLRVTGDVGRVKLGGSWVWANEKLPQVTIDPELDALWRAQQRGEPADTALLLSLQERVRSGESLVTGRYARQHVVAAEASTLVGPAQLDVDVGFSPSRTFYGDRLRPLRKPAATWVVGVSQAEESELFYSVTYTGLAVPRVGEQELLFLLEPGTARGREHTAFLHLLVGDVRYSLLGGRLEVGLRGAFEPIQRSFLVAPRVEWRVDERVHLGLAAEVYGGPSYSPFGYFGRNDQVLASLRVML